The sequence ATTGAGTTCAATCTGTGTGCAGATTAAGCTTAATCTATGGATTCTATGAGTTCTCTCTCACTCTTAGATCTATCTGGATctcttcacacacacacacatatgtgtgcgtgtgtgtgtgtatatatatatatatatatatatatatatatatatatatatatatatatatatatatatatatatatatatatatattgttttaatcaaTACGGAAACACTTAGGGAAGTAAATGTTTTCAtgttttttgaaaaaaaataaattcaaatattaagatcacatgaaaatatgaacatttaaaaaaacactttgtgataactgttattattttggtggaaaaatactcgaagaaataaatgataatatgCATAATGAGTAATGTTTTAAATAGATTTTTTaatggtttagaaattagggttcagaaattagggtttaataattagagtttagaaattaggtttagggtttagaaattatggaATAGGGTTTAGAAAATATGGTTTAGATTGAAAGTTTAACAcagacggtttagagtttagggtttagggactaaactcaaAACACTAAATCCTAGAGCCTAAACTCTAAAccggggaaaaaaaaaaaaacttctcataatatgaaaaaaaatgatgaaaaaaactttaattaaaacattactcatgatacatgttatcatttatttcttcgagcattttcctaccaaaataataacattcatcataaagtgtctttttaaatgttcatattttcatgtgatcttaatgtttgaataGAAAATTTCAtataaacgaaaaaataaaaataaaaatttacttcctCATTCTCCAAAGTGTTTATCTCTTGATGATGACCCTCGATATATATAATACGATGGATTTTTTCATTTCTTAACTATAGTATCAGTGGTTATtacaggatcagaactggatggggTCACGAAACTTCTTCCAAGtactaattatatttaaattttattttagtggttgtttaccttcaaaaaactacaaattcgaaaaataaatgtgatccgagtagttaaatttagtggtgcttTATAGAATTGAAACGAAAAACTTATAAATTTGAAAAACATATGGGGTTCTGTAGTTAAATTTAGTAGCGTCTTATACAATTTAAAGAGTATTCTATACGTAAAGTTTTTACATTAGTGATGACCCATGACCTCACAGATTCTAACCTAAACTCGCCTTTGTATAGTATATTCTACCATTCCATTTGAAAATATTCTCGCCGTCTCAATCTGTTGTCCACTATTATTCCTTTTTATAATGACTTAAATTAAATGTTCTAAAAATgaaaagaataatgtgataaagTTCTTTTTTGACTTTACTTTATACATATAAGACAAAAAGATAAGTAAGATGTAAAATCGAAAAATAAACAAAAGTTACATGTgacaatcatttacttaaactgtaTGTTTTTTGTTTAGGGGTAATAAATTTGGGACGAAGAGAGTAACTGTTTCATtctaacatttatttattttttcaattttgattttattttttttaattataaatttataataaataataatcataatatttgagAAAGATTATATGAGTGAAGTGAGTTACAAATGTATATTCATTGACATACTGGGTAAACTTTATCAAGTATTGTTGTATATAACAAAAATAAAATATTTGAAAGTCAAAGTTGAATACAGAAAAATTTCAAAATTTAAATAAATTTTAAGACATATAAGGTTATTATTTTCTTTCtgaataatttaatttataatcaaatttaataataatacaaatacaaacTTATCATATATTAAATCAGTCTAAATTAACACATCGTAATTTGATGGCATGGGCGGATTTACTTTAGTATCAGTGGTAGCACGCATTATTACTGAAATACGCAATCTAGTGAAAAAAATTTGTGTTTTTAACTAATGACAACACTggataaaataattttttgtgtgaCAATATTTAATAGTGTAAATTTTTTGAAAATTTGGCAAGCAGTTAAATGATTATGTGCATACTTAATttggaagaatataaatgagatggTTTTTCGGGGCAAAAGTTGGAATCCACCGGTAGCTCTGAACGAGATACAAGTTAAAGCTTTTGATTGGATCTCTAAAAGATTGAAGAAACGGAAAATTGTTTGGCTCTCGTGGATAAACGACCCTAGTTGTTATTTAAAGCTAATGTAATGGTTTGTATCTAGTCTCGAGTATAATTGTCTCGTGTCTTAATTCTTTGGGGTTTGGTTTGCTACCTTTGCAAACCTTTGCACCCATTGTATTTTGTATTCTCTGCAAACCTTGAAGTTGCTTGCCCATGTTTTGTATCTTCTTgtttgattaatattatatttcttgcttttcaaaaaataaaaaataatgtaAATCTTTTGAGTTTTTAAGTAGTGACTAGTGAGTACCGACACCCATAACTAGGTTTCTTAGGGTGCTCCCAATAGTGAAGTTTCTCCTTTCTCAGGATTAGTCACTACATCAACGTCACATCAGCACATACTTCTCAGGACTAGCCTAGAAGCAAACACTAACAACAATGACATACTTCCTTAAATAAATTAGGacccactatattaattaattaattaattaaatgtacaaCTAAAGAAGCAAAATGTACCACACAATATAACATAATTCTCCGTCCACGAATATGATTGAAATAGACATGGATAAAGACTAAAGGCTGGATTAGAGGCTAGATTATTTGCTCCTAATGGAATGCTCGAGAACTAAGAGGAGGACGGTTTAAAAGACATAACCGTTGAAACCACCCTTACACCACTAGACTATTAATTCACCTCTCCAACTCGAAATTTACCCATTAAACCATCACCTAAAAATCTGCAACAAATTCCATTAGTCTATATACTTACATACCATCACGTATATTTAATTATTCCTTTTTAGTTACGAgccatttattattatttattatcacgttattaaattaaattaaacagCAGACTTGATCCCCTTTCTCCCCTGCTTTTTTGCTCACTCactatatatacataaacacatcCAATCGTACAACACCACCAATTTGGATCGAAAATCAAGAAACAAATAATGGGATCGtcctcattatcatcatcattgttattatttttaaaattattatactTGTCTTTATTCTTTTACCAGATAAATGCCACTTCTTTTCTGAATTCTTCAAAAGCCACTTCTTGCAACTTATTCAAAGGCAAATGGGTCTATGATCCATCTTACCCTCTTTACAACCCTGCTACTTGTCCTTTTATAGATCCGGAATTCAATTGTGTCAAATACGGTAGACCCGATAAATCGTATCTTAAGTACAGGTGGCAGCCTTTCGGCTGCAACGTTCCAAGGTTCGTGCTACATTAACCTTTTAATAGTCATGTATGTATTGCGGGTGCATATTATTTAATATGCACCCGTTAATACTGAACATGGTCAAATCAGAAATTTGACATTTGACCATGTTCGGTGACTGTCTGATTTGTTTTGGTCAAGTTTATGAGAGAAATTTTGTTTGTGTAGATTTAATGGCGCACAGTTTTTACTAAAATGGAGGGGGAAGAAGATTATGTTCGTTGGTGATTCGTTGAGTTTTAATATGTGGATCTCATTGAGTTGTATGATTCATTCATGGGTACCAAATGCAAAGTATACGCTTGTTAAAACTGGAAATGTTCTTACTGATCTTACTTTTCTGGTTAGTTTACTTcctcctttttatttttattttattaattaattatttatttatttttttttgaaaatcaaAGAAATTTTATTAATTGTATTTATTTCTTGTggtcaattacaattacaattattatCAATCCAACCACCTTCCACTTTTATCTTTGTTGGAGTATTGTTTTTTTATTTCTCCTTTTGGTCCAGGTTCAAATCATTAAAAACTTCTTTTGATAAAATAAAGCAACGCAAATTTGAATATTAAAGCTTTAATCATTCTAGCTGTTTTTGGCATATTCAGGCTGGTAAAGAACTTAAGATGACCACATGTGCTTCTTAAAATCAACATTATAGAAAATTTCTTATTTGTTAATAGTAATTTTTTAAaacttttgttattattaattatgaaataATTGAGTAAAATAATTTCCTTTCCTAAGTAAGTAAACGTATTTGAGTTCATTTTAACTAGGTTATTCATTTTAACTAGGTTATTAAGTACAACATATTTAACCAATCTACCATTAGATATAACTTTCGGTAAAATTATTCTTGAGGTTAATAAATCATTGTGGTTACCACAATTGAATATACATTCATGTTTACCAACGAGCTTATAGTTTAGCGGGCGAGGAATCTTTAAATCAAAAAGGTTGGAAGTTCAAGTCCTCTCATGAACATATTGGTGAATTATTCATGTGCTGACTATTATTACGTAGTATAATTTTTTTTACTTAGTAAAAACGGACCGTATAACTTATGTCGAACAATGATTGCTTGAAAGTGGTGCACGCCTTTAGTGTCCCTTTGTCTACGGTAGCTGCAAAAGcaattgtcttttttttttttttttaaaaattatttaaagaTCTTACGTAATTGATACAGTACTAGTAAACCGTGCTTCGGTTATAGTGAAACAaatgtctttttttttttctttttcttttaatttcagGAGCTTACGTTAATCATAGtagtatatatatagtatagtatttCACTATGAGGTTTGGATCTATCCACCACTTAGAATCGGTAAATACACTACACGTTTACTTTTTTGGAATTGAGTATTTGTATTGTAGttgttatatttgtattgtataaaTATTTAATGGACATATGTGGTAGAATATCAATTTGAGTGAATAAATCATTATCCTTTCACTTTTACTATTACAGTATAAAAGTAAAATTTTTAAAACCTCTTTAAAAGCCACAACACCTCCTAAGTTTTGGCTAAATGCCTAAATACATAAACATACAttacaaatctacactttttccatttaaatttatataagtaacttttaaaatataaatataaaatattgatTAAAGTAACTAGCTTGTACCAAACTACTTATAAATGTAGCGGTAAATATTGACCAAACTATTAACTAACCAATAAGTTATTTACTTTTTCGTATTTAAACAATCGGACATGCACATTTGTTTTTGCATTGAAAGAAAAACCacatattttaaaattaactaccatCAAACAACTCAATGCATTATTCGTTTATACAGTAATAAATTAAATTCTTAATGACAGAGCTAAAGGTTGTTTTGGTTGACCTTTACATCCTACGTACATATGATAGCTCAAGAGTCGAACATTGAAATCTAGAATTGAGTTTGTGTCAAGTCAAAATTTGTAATCATCTTGTTGATGAGCAAAAGTATTTAATATTCGATCAATCGCAAAAAGAAAGTAATACAAAACCAAACTTAATCGTAGTACGTAagttaactattattatacgaataaGAGTAAAATATAGAAGTCACGAAAATATCaattataaaatattataattataatgtaaCTCGAGAAACTTTGTCCTAGGAGAGGAATGAGTAATATTCGAAAAAGCACATTAGTTAAGGTATGTCGAGAAAGCACCTCAGTTGAAAAATATATTTTCTTCCTTCATACCTAATAAATTTAACTTTCCACCAATTAAAGCATGTCGTATTTATTTATTTCGATTAAAGCACAGTGTTCATTAACCAACCACTATACGCTCCTTGAATTGCTGCTTAATTTTCCAATCATCTTcttgtccttttttttttttttttcaaacgagTTAGAAGTCACTTACGAAAGTTCGAACTTAATGTCATAATCCTAGATCATGAGCCTGTACTCCTAGGGTTGGGAATAGATGGTAGAGGCGGGAAACCCCTTACCCATCCACTAGATCATTTCTTGGTATGAATATTACAATCCTACTGCTCGTCAAAAAGAAACTTTAGGGTAAATTCAAACTcagatatatgtatataataataaaataatttagtACAAGTAATTTGTTAAAAAAATATCATGAATACAGCATAATCATCTAGAAAAATCCAGCGTAAGTGttcatcttattatttttttaaaatcatGTTTTGTttcgttttttttataaaaacaacaGAAACAAAAATCAGTGTACAATCAAATGGTGAACTAATTTAGcgaatttattaaaaattaaatgAAAATATCATCATCCTAAAAATTAAGTTGGAAATTGAATAGGAAGGCTGTCCCAATGAAGCATAGGTTTATATACATCACGTGACTCGCATGTGGAAGTGGAATGACTCAACGGAAGCAGATGTAGTAGTAGATGTACTGCACTAATTTATACCCAATTTTGGCATTTATTCCCAAACCTGACGAGTTACGCTACCACCAATTAACATTCGATTATTTTTTAATACTTCATGTGTCATTAAATGATAGGTAAATAATGAAAATACTTCATGTTATTCTTTTTTAATAAGGATGGTGATATCTACATAATCATTTGTGTTATGCATGCAACTAATCATATTTTACAATGTTGTACTGTATAATACTGTAAAACATGattagttgtgtacatatcactttcCAAAATAAAACTAGAAACAAACGAGTGACATTCAAACAAAACGACACTAAGCGACATTCAAACAAAATCGTTCGAATGGATATCCAAGCGTGCAAAGAAGACCAAATTGGAATGGATCCAATGGCTTTTAAACCCATCTTGCTTCGATGACCATGGTTGATTGTTTTATATATTGCCATTTATGTTTCCTTGTTAGTGTTTGATTAGTATAGCTTCTGTATTTAACTGGTATGCTCTTCGCATGCTAAGTCCTTCCATGTACTGTTTTTGATTTTAAATAAAATCACTTCTTtgcctttccaaaaaaaaaaaaaaaaaaaaaaaagaagaaacaaACGAGTGAAAAATATATGTCATGATGTTACACGGAGTATGTAGATTAGGCATTGAATTAGAGATATATTATTAGGCACATTTAGCAAAATTCTTTATTGCTATTCGATGTTGCCAGCTCCTTATGTATTTCTTTATTGTTAATGTTAAAGAGAGTAACTTATATGCGTGGAGTAGTTATCCAGTCGATATTATTGTATTATAGTTATTTTGGTAGTATTGTGTAGGTGTTTTGGCGTTGTTTCTGTTTCCGGGGCCCTTTAGTTCCCCTCCTCCCTCTCTTTGTATTTGCCTCTTTTGGCATGTCCCTTGCGGGCCTCATTAATGAAATAtcagctttcaaaaaaaaaaaaatgttaaagaGAGTAACAAATCAAAAAACTTCTTGCCTTAAACATCAACTAATTTAATTAACTTGATAATTTATCAACATATTATTAACATATGGTGTTGTTTTTGTTACCAGGATTACGGTTTAAAATTGTCGATATATCGTACAACAACCATAGTTGACCTTGTGAATGAAAACGGAGCTCGAGTATTAAAATTAGACTCGATTCGGCAAGGAAATGCATGGAAGGGAAAGGATATGCTCATTTTTAACTCATGGCATTGGTGGGCTCACACTGGTCGTGACCAACCGTAAGACCATTAAGTATATAATCATAAAGGGTCATAAACTATGTTTTAAATGTATTACTGTACATCATACTTTGTATATGATTGTATATAACTTGCATAAAATTGTATTGTAGATGGGATTACATGAGCGAAGGAGGAAAATTGTACAAAGACATGAACAGACTTGTAGCATACTATAAAGGGATGACAACGTGGTCGAGATGGGTCAATCGCTTTGTTGACCCTTCGAAAACAAAAGTATTTTTTCAAGGCATTTCCCCTGTCCATTATGAGTATGCACGCTTTTCCACCCTAAATCTATCTTACAAATTTAAATTTATTATCATAACAGATATACCTATAGCAAACAAGGTCGTCGATCCTTCAAACGAGAGACTAGTGTGGAAATTTAACATAGTGAAGGATGAAAAGTGTAAATTTCAAACAAAATGTTCTTTCACTCTTATATGCTAACTACTTATTGTTTGATGTAAATTAAATAGGGGAAAGGAATGGAATGAACCAACAAATTCTTGTAAGAGCGAAACTCAACCATTCTTCGGTTTAAGGTATCCCGCAGGCACACCAATGGCGTCGGTTGTACTTAATAAAGTCATGGCTCGACTTAAAAAACCAGTATACATGCTAGACATCACCACACTTTCGCAATATCGAAAGGATGCGCACCCAATATACTATAGTGGCAACCACATTGGTCTAGATTGTAGTCATTGGTGTCTACCTGGTTTGCCAGATACTTGGAACATACTTCTAAATGCAGCTCTCTCCGGTTAAGTTAAAGAGACTAATTACTTGCAAGTAGAATTGCTTAGCATACGAACAAATAATACATAACGCCCTTGAACTAGCATAACATGTTTGTATGACACAAACATGGTATGATAGTTTTGGATGACGTATTATTTGTTTGTTTACTTGGGATTCTTTGAGTTTAGTGTGATTTATTGTTGATTATTAGTCATAGTCTCAATGGCTTCTTCATTAGTTAACCGTTTTATACATATTGTTTCTTAATTGATGGTCAAATAAAGTAAGCTCACTAATGATTCAATTGTAAAGCTTCATATTTTATTGTAGCTATATTTTATGATAAAGTATTACTCTGTATATTGAGTTATATTTATATTCTTGATTATTGCATTTTTTGTTCTTATGCTATTTTAATGTATGAATATTCATCTCTGCAGACTTGCAATCGATTTCTGTTCAAAGGTGTCCtggtatttttatttttagtagtatAATTTTGGAGTAAGTAGCAGATGTAGGCCAATTGCTATTCCTATATTTGTGATCAATAAACAAATACTTACTATCAAAGTTTCATACATTGGTGGTAATAATACCACTCTCAATCATAACGTCCTCTCTCATCAAGACAAACTGTTATATCATCGTCATATCAACATGTTTGCTCTATTCCTTCCTAGAACAGATTAACTTTTATCCATGACATACTTCTTTACCATCACATGGACATATCATATTAATTAAATAAACTAGTTTACAAGTGTTATAGCTATTAGTACAGATAAATATTCCGTCCTCAATTATGCTTTGCAAAGAAAAAAGAGAGGGCGAGAAGGCGAGGGCATATTTATTGACATCAATGTCCTCGCGGGCGCGTGTGAGGGCGGGGTGAGGACGACTTCTGATGGGAGTGCTCTAATTCACCATTTAAATTGATAAATGCACTCAAAATATCTAACCATACTTTTAATTACATTACATATGTCTTTTGTCCTTTTTTAAATATGTAATTACTTTTACAGACATATGGTATAGTGGTGTGGATATATATTAGATGTTACGGTATATAATGGACCACTAGACTAACATAGATGAAGGCAACATGATTGTCATCTTTGACGGCTTCTTTGTTGACTATATTATCTATTTGAGCatgctatttttctgataactatctCATTTTATGTCATATTGCATCACTACTCTATATACAAGGGCTCGAATTTGCCCCGATTACATGAATACATGTTATCTTTTGAATATGGTGGTGGCAGtggcttcggttgcggtgaaggtTTTGCGTTAACCTTCCTTACTACCACTAGGGGTTTTGTGGTACTTGTTACACTAGGTGGATTTTGGTAAAGAGGTGGGTTGAGATCGGGTTAGAGTAGAATTAGGGCATATGATAATGGGCTGGTATAAATGGGTCCGACAATGCGTGGATAAGTGTAAATGAACTTACATGGTTGATCCGATTGGATGACAGAATAAAAGGATTTAGAGTTTACCCCTTGTGGCAATCATATCCTATACATTaaatgttggtttattttggctagtagaagatatgtttatcccacattggtgggaggaagatgtgaggggtgagtgacttggttatataagaggggctaagtcttcattccaaatcgcaccaatcaatacactttaagtatttgattatttctttctttcttacccttgtttgagagttgtattagttaaatattttggagagtgtagttggcttaagagagtcgtctatatcattgtaacaatttgtgatatagtgtattttctgtctttgggggccggtggtttttctcctgttttggagtttccacgttaaatcttgtgttgtgtatttgttctcatttctttactattattgttgggctgggtggtgggaattagtgagaccgtaatttcccaacaactggtatcagagcgtcaggtttgacgggggtctcggttataggagtcggagtatgctctgtggttgcc comes from Rutidosis leptorrhynchoides isolate AG116_Rl617_1_P2 chromosome 4, CSIRO_AGI_Rlap_v1, whole genome shotgun sequence and encodes:
- the LOC139844983 gene encoding protein trichome birefringence-like 39 encodes the protein MFVGDSLSFNMWISLSCMIHSWVPNAKYTLVKTGNVLTDLTFLDYGLKLSIYRTTTIVDLVNENGARVLKLDSIRQGNAWKGKDMLIFNSWHWWAHTGRDQPWDYMSEGGKLYKDMNRLVAYYKGMTTWSRWVNRFVDPSKTKVFFQGISPVHYEGKEWNEPTNSCKSETQPFFGLRYPAGTPMASVVLNKVMARLKKPVYMLDITTLSQYRKDAHPIYYSGNHIGLDCSHWCLPGLPDTWNILLNAALSG